The sequence CCAAGCTAATTGAATACAATAGCATTGGCAGACGTAGTAGTAAAGAGCGATAAGAGTTACTTGCATAACTACTTAACATCATTTGCTCTACATTTGCTTTTTTATCCCTTATCCGCATACTTAAAGTAAAATTTTTCAATGTTACTTAACCTATTTTTTATAATTTGCTCGACCCTAAGAAAGGCTCTTAGACACCTAAAACTAACGAATATCCTTCTTTCGACTACCCAGGAATTTAAGAGCTAACGCTGCCATGTCGCCGGTTAACTTTGTGGGCGAATGGCAATCGCAATTGCTCAATCCTATTACATAAATGTCTTCACTGGGAATGTATACACCCATTGTCTTAAATCCAAAAATGCTTCCCCCATGCTCCCGAGTTGGCACTTTGTTTATATCCCTGATGTGCCATCCATACCCATACGAAAACTCCGAACCATTATTTAGTTTATATCGGCTAAATGCTTTTCTCGTTGCAGCCGTATCAAGTAAAAGATTGTTGTTCAGTGAATTTTGCCATTTGAGCATATCCGATAAAGTGGACATTAAAGAACCGGAAGAAAACGGAACACTGAAACTAATTACAGTTTTATTTACATAGCCAAACTCTTTTTTATGGTATCCATAAGCTCTACCCTTAATAACGTTTCGATCACTCGCATAATAGGAGTGGCTCATACCCACTTTGTCAAAAATGTGTTTCTTGATATAATCTTCATATTTTTCACCGGAAACCAGTTCAATCAGATAACCCAGCAAAACATATCCGGAATTATTATAGTCAAACTTTTCACCTGGTACAAAATCAACAGGTTCGTCCTTAAAGAAATCTACCATCATTTTAGGTGTCATCTCTTTTTGTGCAATATCCTGTAAAGATCTCATTTTGGTAAAATCCTTTATTCCAGAAGTATGTGTCAACAGATGATGGATTGTTATCTTATTCCCATTGGGATAATCCCCAATATATTTTGAAATCGTATCCACAGTACTGAGCTTACCTTGCTGCTCTAACAGTAGTATTGCGACAGCAGTAAACTGTTTTGTCATGGAACCAAGTTGAAACACATTATCCACCGACAGGTTATGGCCAAGCTCCAGGTTCGCCTTACCAAAAGCCTTTTGATACACTGGCTTTCCATGATGCGCAATCATAAAGACACCGCCTGGACCACTTTTATCATTAAAATCCTTTAAAATTAGACCATCGACGGCCTTCTCAAGGCTTTGGGCTTGGATGGTAAATGGACTGCTGGTAAATATCCACAAAAGAAATACTACACAAATGTTCTTCATTTTTATCAATTTAGTATGTTACTCTGTTATTAGATGCACTGAAAC is a genomic window of Xanthocytophaga agilis containing:
- a CDS encoding serine hydrolase domain-containing protein; its protein translation is MKNICVVFLLWIFTSSPFTIQAQSLEKAVDGLILKDFNDKSGPGGVFMIAHHGKPVYQKAFGKANLELGHNLSVDNVFQLGSMTKQFTAVAILLLEQQGKLSTVDTISKYIGDYPNGNKITIHHLLTHTSGIKDFTKMRSLQDIAQKEMTPKMMVDFFKDEPVDFVPGEKFDYNNSGYVLLGYLIELVSGEKYEDYIKKHIFDKVGMSHSYYASDRNVIKGRAYGYHKKEFGYVNKTVISFSVPFSSGSLMSTLSDMLKWQNSLNNNLLLDTAATRKAFSRYKLNNGSEFSYGYGWHIRDINKVPTREHGGSIFGFKTMGVYIPSEDIYVIGLSNCDCHSPTKLTGDMAALALKFLGSRKKDIR